Proteins encoded by one window of Nitrincola iocasae:
- the lpxC gene encoding UDP-3-O-acyl-N-acetylglucosamine deacetylase, which produces MIKQRTLKTSIRATGIGLHSGRKVYLTLRPAPVNTGIVFRRVDQDPVVEIPGFATHVVDTVLSTNLSVDGVRVATVEHLMSALAGLGIDNLYVDLTAEEVPIMDGSAAPFVFLIESAGIAEQNAAKQFVRIKKPVSVEVDGKTASFKPYEGYKVGFRIEFDHPAFTDRHLEASLDFSSTSFVREVSRARTFGFMRDIEFLRSQNLALGGSFDNAIVVDDYRVLNEDGLRYENEFVKHKILDAVGDLYLLGKSLIGEYYGYKSGHHLNNLLLRKLLQTEDAYEIVTFESLEQASPIAFLRPAAAV; this is translated from the coding sequence ATGATTAAACAACGCACACTGAAAACGAGTATACGGGCGACAGGTATCGGCCTGCATAGTGGTCGGAAAGTCTATTTGACCCTAAGACCAGCACCGGTCAATACCGGTATCGTTTTCCGGCGTGTAGATCAGGACCCTGTTGTCGAAATTCCGGGTTTCGCGACCCATGTGGTCGATACCGTATTATCTACCAATCTATCGGTAGACGGTGTTCGTGTTGCCACGGTTGAACATCTGATGTCGGCGCTTGCCGGGCTGGGGATCGATAATCTATACGTCGATCTGACTGCTGAAGAAGTGCCGATCATGGATGGCAGTGCCGCACCCTTCGTGTTTCTGATCGAGTCAGCCGGTATTGCAGAGCAAAATGCGGCCAAGCAGTTTGTGCGTATCAAAAAGCCGGTTAGTGTTGAAGTGGACGGCAAAACAGCCAGCTTCAAACCTTACGAAGGTTACAAAGTGGGTTTTCGTATCGAGTTTGACCATCCGGCATTTACGGATCGTCACCTGGAAGCCAGTCTGGATTTTTCCAGCACCTCGTTCGTTCGTGAGGTTAGTCGTGCCAGAACCTTTGGGTTTATGCGTGATATCGAGTTCCTGCGTTCTCAGAACCTGGCACTGGGTGGAAGCTTTGATAATGCTATCGTCGTGGATGACTATCGGGTGCTGAACGAAGACGGTTTGCGCTACGAAAACGAGTTTGTTAAGCACAAGATTCTTGATGCGGTTGGGGATCTGTATTTGTTGGGTAAAAGTCTGATCGGCGAATACTACGGATATAAATCAGGTCATCACCTGAACAATCTTCTGCTCAGAAAACTGTTGCAAACTGAAGATGCCTACGAAATAGTCACTTTTGAATCGCTGGAGCAGGCATCTCCCATAGCATTTTTGCGCCCGGCAGCCGCTGTTTGA
- a CDS encoding cell division protein FtsQ/DivIB has protein sequence MNLSLPWLKQDPEPVVPVRGAVAVQRQPEQPIEPQAVKRVVLLAMLLMFVVLLVGLAGKALAWLDKPVNAVSISGQLRYLDGQVLASYLATEVKAPILSLDLRSLRDATLANPWVHMAEVRRQWPAAIHVAIAEQVPVARWGERGLLNHQGDIFWPDMSAGYEFLPRLNGPAHETRAIIEQYHDLSVLFAHSGIRIKGLTLESRGAWNLELDNGIQVIAGREQLMPRLRRFISIYEAELSQSADKIEQVDIRYTNGVAVRWRTEERLGDAG, from the coding sequence ATGAATCTGTCGTTGCCCTGGCTTAAGCAAGATCCAGAACCGGTTGTGCCGGTACGGGGTGCTGTGGCCGTGCAACGCCAGCCGGAGCAACCGATTGAGCCTCAGGCCGTCAAGCGGGTTGTGTTATTGGCAATGCTGTTGATGTTTGTTGTGCTGTTGGTTGGGTTGGCAGGCAAGGCATTGGCCTGGCTGGATAAACCGGTTAATGCAGTCAGCATCAGCGGGCAGTTACGGTATCTGGATGGCCAGGTATTAGCCAGCTACCTGGCAACGGAGGTTAAGGCACCCATCTTATCGCTGGATCTTCGCAGTTTACGTGATGCGACCCTGGCTAACCCCTGGGTACACATGGCTGAGGTCAGGCGTCAGTGGCCAGCGGCTATACACGTGGCCATTGCAGAACAGGTACCTGTGGCGCGCTGGGGTGAGCGTGGACTGCTGAATCATCAGGGTGATATTTTCTGGCCGGACATGAGTGCCGGGTATGAGTTTTTACCCCGACTTAATGGGCCAGCTCACGAAACACGGGCGATTATCGAACAGTATCATGATCTGAGTGTGTTGTTTGCCCATTCAGGTATACGTATTAAAGGACTGACGCTGGAAAGCCGTGGCGCCTGGAATCTGGAGTTGGATAACGGCATACAGGTTATTGCTGGACGAGAGCAGTTGATGCCCAGACTCAGGCGCTTTATCAGCATCTATGAAGCTGAGCTCAGTCAGTCGGCGGATAAAATTGAACAGGTTGACATAAGATACACCAACGGTGTGGCTGTCAGATGGCGCACCGAAGAGAGGCTAGGCGATGCAGGATAA
- the ftsA gene encoding cell division protein FtsA, with translation MQDKRATSDHSMIVALDIGTSKVVCLVGEVCADGGIEIVGVGSQPSHGMKRGVVVNIESTVSAIQRAVEEAELMAGCKIHSVTVGIAGNHISSLNSHGIVAVRDREVSEYDLERVIDAARAVAIPADQRILHILPQEYLIDTQEGIKEPLGMSGVRLEAKVHLVTGASNAIQNIDKCIRRCGLEVDAIVLEQLASSYAVLAEDEKDLGVCIVDIGGGTTDIAVFTDGSIRHTAVIPIAGDQVTNDIAMALRTPTQHAEKIKIKYACALAQLARPDETIKVPSVGDRPARDLSRQSLAEVVEPRYEELFALVQAELRRSGFEDLIAAGIVLTGGTSKMEGAVELAEEIFHMPVRLALPQGVRGMESLLKNPIYATGIGLLHYAKAEQKPTAKEIVPEMREKRLQRPQVGDLVSRVKDWFKRHF, from the coding sequence ATGCAGGATAAAAGAGCGACATCAGATCACAGTATGATCGTTGCACTGGATATAGGTACATCTAAAGTGGTGTGTCTGGTAGGTGAAGTCTGTGCTGACGGCGGTATTGAGATAGTCGGTGTGGGTTCACAGCCTTCTCACGGTATGAAGCGTGGCGTGGTGGTAAATATTGAATCGACTGTTAGTGCGATACAGCGTGCAGTTGAAGAAGCTGAATTAATGGCAGGATGCAAGATTCATTCAGTGACGGTGGGAATTGCCGGTAATCACATCAGCAGTCTGAACTCTCACGGAATCGTTGCGGTGAGGGATCGTGAAGTCTCTGAATATGATTTGGAACGTGTGATAGACGCTGCGCGCGCTGTAGCCATACCAGCCGATCAGCGGATTTTGCATATTTTGCCGCAAGAGTACCTGATCGATACGCAAGAAGGCATTAAAGAGCCTCTGGGGATGTCTGGAGTACGTCTGGAAGCCAAGGTGCATCTGGTTACCGGTGCGTCCAATGCGATTCAAAATATTGATAAATGTATCCGTCGTTGTGGATTGGAAGTCGATGCCATCGTGCTTGAACAACTGGCCTCCAGCTATGCTGTACTCGCAGAAGATGAAAAAGATCTGGGAGTCTGCATCGTCGATATCGGCGGGGGGACTACGGATATTGCCGTATTCACTGATGGGTCAATCCGTCATACCGCCGTTATTCCTATTGCGGGTGATCAGGTTACCAATGATATTGCCATGGCGCTGCGTACACCGACGCAGCATGCCGAAAAAATCAAGATTAAATATGCCTGTGCCTTGGCACAGTTGGCTCGCCCTGATGAAACCATCAAGGTGCCCAGTGTGGGCGATCGGCCCGCCAGAGATCTGTCCAGGCAGTCACTGGCTGAAGTGGTCGAGCCGCGTTATGAAGAGTTGTTTGCCTTGGTGCAGGCCGAGTTGCGACGCTCAGGTTTTGAAGACCTGATCGCTGCAGGTATCGTGCTGACCGGGGGTACATCGAAAATGGAAGGGGCTGTTGAACTGGCGGAAGAGATCTTCCATATGCCAGTAAGGCTGGCACTTCCGCAAGGCGTCCGGGGTATGGAATCGCTGCTTAAGAACCCGATTTACGCAACCGGAATCGGGTTACTGCACTATGCAAAAGCGGAGCAGAAACCAACAGCAAAAGAAATTGTACCGGAAATGCGCGAAAAACGTCTGCAGCGTCCACAGGTCGGTGATCTGGTGAGTCGAGTAAAAGACTGGTTTAAGCGTCACTTCTGA
- the ftsW gene encoding putative lipid II flippase FtsW: MNGLSLKLSWPAVLDMPPGKLSFDPFLILSAVTLMLTGFVMIASASMDVAARDFGSAYFFIMRHGVFVVMAFITLAIVSAIPLAFWQKYSVPLLAIGGISLLLVLIPGIGREVNGARRWISLGFFNLQVSELAKIFMVIYISGYLVRRLSEVRTTWSGVIKPILPLSIYVGLLISQPDFGATVVLMCTVMGMVFLSGMRLIQFVSLLLVGILMAGLLAVTQPYRVQRLKTFLDPWADPFGAGYQLSQAQIAFGRGEWFGTGLGNSIQKLFYLPEAHTDFIYSILAEELGLMGALVVIALYCFLVLRIFITGRRAEKQQQFFMGYVCYGCAFIFAGQALINIGVNVGALPTKGLTLPLLSYGGSSLLASSIMIAIVLRIDYELKRAAVTGVSSPGKPSPHKAVRRAVA, from the coding sequence ATGAATGGACTGTCACTGAAACTCAGTTGGCCTGCCGTGCTGGATATGCCACCGGGCAAATTGTCATTTGATCCGTTTTTAATTCTCAGCGCAGTCACATTGATGCTGACAGGCTTCGTCATGATTGCTTCCGCCTCCATGGATGTGGCTGCACGGGATTTTGGTTCAGCTTATTTCTTTATTATGCGCCATGGCGTTTTTGTAGTTATGGCGTTCATCACTCTGGCAATTGTCTCGGCTATACCGCTAGCGTTTTGGCAAAAGTACAGCGTGCCCTTGCTGGCGATTGGGGGCATTTCATTGTTGCTGGTGTTGATTCCGGGTATTGGCCGTGAAGTCAATGGTGCGCGCCGCTGGATCAGTCTGGGCTTCTTTAATCTACAGGTTTCCGAACTGGCCAAAATTTTTATGGTGATCTACATCAGTGGCTATCTGGTCAGGCGGTTGTCTGAAGTGCGCACAACCTGGTCGGGGGTTATTAAGCCGATATTGCCCTTGTCCATCTATGTCGGGTTGCTCATCAGTCAGCCTGATTTTGGTGCCACGGTAGTGCTCATGTGTACAGTCATGGGAATGGTGTTTCTCAGTGGCATGCGTCTTATTCAATTTGTCAGTTTGCTGCTGGTGGGAATATTAATGGCTGGCCTGTTGGCGGTGACACAGCCCTATCGTGTGCAGCGTCTGAAAACCTTCCTGGATCCCTGGGCGGATCCATTTGGTGCCGGATATCAGCTATCTCAGGCACAGATCGCATTTGGCCGTGGTGAATGGTTTGGCACGGGTCTTGGAAATAGCATACAAAAGCTGTTTTATCTTCCAGAAGCTCACACAGATTTTATCTATTCAATTCTGGCCGAAGAGCTGGGATTGATGGGAGCCTTGGTAGTCATTGCCCTCTACTGTTTTTTGGTGTTGCGGATTTTTATTACCGGACGCCGAGCCGAAAAACAGCAGCAATTCTTTATGGGCTATGTCTGTTATGGCTGTGCATTCATCTTTGCCGGACAAGCGCTGATCAATATCGGTGTGAATGTTGGCGCATTACCAACCAAAGGGCTGACGCTACCCTTATTGAGTTATGGCGGCAGTAGTTTGCTGGCTTCATCCATCATGATCGCAATCGTGTTACGTATTGATTATGAATTGAAGCGCGCGGCGGTGACTGGGGTATCGTCACCCGGCAAGCCGAGCCCACATAAAGCAGTCAGGAGGGCCGTCGCATGA
- the murC gene encoding UDP-N-acetylmuramate--L-alanine ligase: protein MSKHDAMGVYEVPEMRRIRQIHFVGIGGVGMCGIAEVLLNQGYVISGSDIRDSVVTDRLASLGARICIGHQQSNVEMADVVVISTAVAEDNPELIAARQSRIPVVRRAEMLAELMRYRHGIAVAGTHGKTTTTSLLASVMAEAGLDPTFVIGGRLNSAGTNAQLGGSRYLVAEADESDASFLHLQPMVAIVTNIDADHMDTYGGDFNVLKQTFVNFLHNLPFYGLAVMCIDDPVVVEILPQVSRPILTYGFNEGADFRAVDLHMAGLQTRFRVERPSGHEPLNVTLNMPGRHNVLNALACIAVATDEGLADASICRALEKFEGVGRRFQTLGEVPVTGGNVTLVDDYGHHPREVEAVIQAIRDGWPDRRLVMVYQPHRYTRTRDLYEDFARVLSETDLLLMLEVYAAGEQPIPGADTRSLCRSIRQRGEEPVFVESTEDLPELLSTLLRPGDLLLTQGAGDITTLAHTLSKLNLSRDGEVPE from the coding sequence ATGAGTAAACATGATGCGATGGGCGTGTATGAAGTGCCTGAAATGCGTCGTATCCGTCAAATCCACTTTGTTGGCATCGGCGGTGTGGGCATGTGTGGAATCGCCGAAGTATTGCTGAATCAGGGATATGTAATCAGTGGTTCGGATATCCGCGACTCGGTTGTGACCGATCGCCTGGCATCTCTCGGTGCTCGAATCTGTATAGGTCATCAGCAAAGTAATGTAGAAATGGCGGATGTGGTGGTGATTTCTACCGCTGTAGCTGAGGATAACCCGGAACTGATAGCCGCACGCCAGTCGCGTATTCCTGTCGTTCGCCGCGCTGAAATGCTGGCAGAGCTGATGCGCTATCGCCATGGCATCGCGGTAGCTGGCACGCACGGTAAGACTACCACAACCAGTCTGTTGGCATCGGTGATGGCTGAAGCTGGTCTGGATCCGACCTTTGTCATAGGTGGGCGGCTAAATAGTGCTGGCACCAATGCACAGTTAGGTGGCAGTCGTTACCTGGTGGCAGAAGCTGATGAGAGTGATGCGTCCTTTCTACACTTGCAGCCTATGGTGGCAATCGTCACCAATATCGATGCTGACCATATGGATACCTATGGTGGCGACTTTAATGTGCTCAAGCAGACGTTTGTTAACTTTTTGCACAATTTACCCTTTTACGGGTTGGCAGTGATGTGTATTGATGATCCGGTGGTTGTCGAAATTCTGCCACAGGTAAGTCGTCCAATACTGACCTACGGTTTTAATGAAGGGGCTGATTTCAGAGCCGTTGATCTGCATATGGCAGGTTTGCAAACCCGTTTCCGAGTCGAGCGCCCTAGCGGTCATGAACCACTGAATGTCACTCTGAATATGCCGGGTCGCCATAATGTACTCAATGCCTTGGCCTGTATTGCTGTGGCCACCGATGAAGGCTTGGCAGATGCCTCCATCTGTCGGGCATTGGAAAAATTTGAAGGTGTCGGTCGTCGTTTCCAGACTTTAGGCGAAGTACCTGTCACCGGTGGCAATGTAACTCTGGTGGATGATTATGGTCACCACCCCCGCGAAGTTGAAGCGGTCATTCAAGCCATTCGCGACGGTTGGCCTGACCGGAGACTGGTGATGGTGTATCAACCACACCGTTACACCCGTACGCGTGATCTCTATGAAGATTTTGCCCGGGTGTTGTCAGAAACAGATCTGCTACTGATGCTAGAGGTCTATGCCGCTGGTGAACAGCCAATTCCTGGTGCAGATACCCGCAGCCTCTGCCGCTCCATCCGTCAACGTGGTGAAGAGCCGGTGTTTGTGGAGTCAACAGAAGATCTTCCTGAGCTGCTGAGCACATTGTTGCGTCCCGGTGATCTGTTGTTGACCCAGGGGGCCGGGGATATCACTACCCTGGCGCATACGCTAAGCAAACTGAATCTAAGCCGTGACGGTGAGGTGCCGGAATGA
- the murD gene encoding UDP-N-acetylmuramoyl-L-alanine--D-glutamate ligase — protein MIATDTLRIIIGLGQTGYACARYMAAKGWPFAVVDTREKPPLAADFYNEFPQIKLYTGELDPEFLASADELILSPGVAKSSAAIEYAIQQGCRVIGDIDLFCREVSAPIVAITGSNAKSTVTTLVGKMAEAAGINVAVGGNIGTPVLDLLQQPAAELYVLELSSFQLETTHELKAIAATVLNISPDHLDRYTDMQGYYLAKHRIYRGCRHCIVNRDDPLTVPLMVQGMKQTSFGLSAPDLGQYGIALEADQPWLFQGLQPLMPVADLKVQGEHNVVNVLAALSLGAAAGLPLEAMLQAAKKFQGLRHRCQWVAEKQGVGYINDSKGTNVGATLAAVQGLGSVLGDEHKLLIILGGVGKEQNFAELKAPLARFARQVLLIGRDAGLIAGDLQGLPLQYAESLENAVTLAAELAQPGDQVLLSPACASFDMFRGYEARGDRFIELVEGLV, from the coding sequence ATGATAGCAACGGATACACTGCGCATTATTATCGGTCTGGGACAGACCGGGTATGCCTGTGCCCGTTATATGGCGGCCAAAGGCTGGCCGTTTGCTGTCGTTGATACGCGTGAAAAACCGCCATTGGCGGCAGATTTTTATAATGAGTTCCCCCAAATAAAGTTGTATACGGGTGAGCTGGATCCTGAGTTTCTAGCCAGCGCTGACGAATTGATCCTTAGCCCGGGTGTGGCCAAATCATCAGCTGCAATAGAGTACGCTATACAGCAGGGCTGCCGGGTGATTGGTGATATCGATCTCTTTTGTAGAGAGGTATCAGCACCTATCGTGGCGATCACCGGGTCTAATGCCAAGAGTACTGTTACTACGCTGGTCGGTAAGATGGCTGAAGCGGCCGGTATCAATGTGGCCGTGGGCGGTAATATCGGCACGCCGGTACTGGATCTGCTTCAGCAGCCTGCCGCTGAACTCTATGTGTTGGAGTTGTCCAGTTTTCAACTGGAAACCACGCATGAACTCAAAGCCATTGCTGCCACAGTGTTGAATATCAGTCCAGATCATCTTGACCGTTATACGGATATGCAAGGCTACTATCTGGCCAAGCACCGTATTTATCGAGGCTGTCGCCATTGTATCGTGAATCGCGATGATCCCTTGACTGTTCCGCTAATGGTTCAAGGGATGAAGCAGACCAGCTTCGGCCTGTCAGCCCCTGATCTGGGACAGTACGGTATTGCACTAGAAGCCGATCAACCCTGGCTATTCCAGGGATTACAGCCGTTGATGCCAGTGGCTGATCTGAAAGTGCAGGGTGAGCATAACGTAGTTAATGTCCTGGCTGCGCTAAGTTTGGGTGCAGCAGCAGGTCTGCCACTGGAGGCTATGTTGCAGGCCGCTAAAAAGTTCCAAGGGCTCAGACATCGCTGCCAATGGGTGGCCGAGAAGCAGGGTGTTGGTTATATCAATGACTCCAAGGGTACCAACGTGGGTGCTACGCTGGCGGCTGTGCAGGGGCTGGGGTCAGTGTTGGGCGATGAACATAAATTACTTATTATTCTGGGTGGTGTGGGTAAAGAGCAGAACTTTGCTGAGCTCAAAGCACCGTTGGCGCGCTTTGCTCGTCAGGTACTGCTGATAGGTCGTGATGCAGGTCTCATTGCCGGTGATTTGCAGGGCTTACCGCTTCAGTACGCAGAATCTCTGGAGAACGCCGTTACGCTGGCGGCCGAACTCGCGCAGCCGGGTGATCAGGTGCTGTTATCTCCGGCTTGTGCCAGTTTTGATATGTTTAGAGGTTATGAAGCACGTGGTGATCGTTTTATTGAGCTAGTGGAGGGTCTGGTATGA
- the murG gene encoding undecaprenyldiphospho-muramoylpentapeptide beta-N-acetylglucosaminyltransferase — protein MSTEKTKTLLVMAGGTGGHVFPALATADLLRAQGVHIEWLGTENGIEARVVPAAGIKLNCIPVSGLRGKGVLRILTAPFKLLKAVLAARVVIKRVKPDAVLGMGGFASGPGGLAAKLMGIPVVIHEQNAIPGMTNKVLARFATRVLQAFPGAFEQCQAKDTIGNPVRGPILELPVPIERMRDRTGPIRLLVVGGSLGAKAINERLPEVLARMPAEARPDVWHQTGQTHYKETLEHYESLGVEARVVPFIEQMNEAFGWADLVLCRSGALTVSELAIAGVAAILVPFPFAVDDHQTANAQFLARCGAAELVQQSDLSSDALHQLLNNLNQRERLLKMAQLARNQGKPEAGKQLAEACLEVMA, from the coding sequence ATGAGTACTGAAAAGACAAAAACTCTGCTGGTGATGGCTGGGGGTACCGGTGGTCATGTCTTTCCAGCGCTGGCAACAGCAGACCTGTTGCGTGCTCAAGGTGTGCATATCGAATGGTTGGGAACAGAAAACGGTATTGAAGCTCGCGTGGTACCTGCAGCAGGTATCAAACTGAACTGTATTCCTGTGTCTGGTTTGCGGGGTAAAGGGGTGCTGCGGATACTGACAGCACCCTTCAAGCTGCTTAAAGCCGTGTTGGCAGCCAGAGTTGTGATCAAGCGTGTGAAGCCAGATGCCGTTTTGGGTATGGGGGGGTTTGCGTCTGGCCCGGGAGGGTTGGCTGCAAAGCTGATGGGTATACCGGTCGTCATTCACGAACAAAATGCTATTCCGGGGATGACCAATAAGGTGCTTGCACGCTTTGCAACACGTGTATTACAGGCTTTCCCGGGTGCCTTCGAACAGTGCCAGGCTAAAGATACCATTGGCAACCCGGTAAGAGGCCCGATCCTTGAATTGCCCGTGCCGATTGAACGGATGCGAGACCGCACAGGGCCAATACGTCTGCTGGTGGTGGGTGGCAGCCTGGGTGCCAAAGCTATTAATGAACGTCTACCCGAAGTGCTGGCCAGGATGCCTGCAGAAGCGCGTCCGGACGTATGGCATCAGACAGGGCAAACCCATTACAAAGAAACGCTTGAACACTATGAGTCACTCGGAGTAGAGGCGCGGGTGGTGCCTTTTATTGAACAAATGAATGAAGCCTTTGGCTGGGCTGATCTGGTGTTATGCCGATCTGGAGCTCTGACCGTGAGTGAGCTGGCTATTGCTGGAGTGGCTGCGATTCTGGTGCCTTTTCCTTTTGCGGTAGACGATCACCAGACAGCAAATGCACAGTTTTTAGCTAGATGTGGAGCGGCTGAACTGGTGCAGCAATCAGACCTGAGCAGTGATGCTTTGCATCAGTTGCTGAATAATCTCAATCAGCGTGAGCGTTTGTTAAAAATGGCGCAACTGGCACGTAATCAGGGCAAGCCGGAAGCTGGAAAGCAGTTAGCCGAAGCGTGTCTGGAGGTAATGGCATGA
- the ftsZ gene encoding cell division protein FtsZ, translating to MFELIDNVPQEAVIKVIGVGGGGGNAVQHMVSDDLGGVEFICANTDAQALERLATRAALHIGGGLTKGLGAGANPEIGRKAALEDRDRIAESLKGADMVFITAGMGGGTGTGAAPIVAQIAREMGILTVAVVTRPFRFEGRKRMAIAEEGIRELRENVDSLIIIPNEKLIAVLGKNTSLINAFNTANDVLKGAVKGISDLITCTGMVNVDFADVKTVMSEMGMAMMGTGIAKGDKRAQEAARSAIMSPLLEDIDLRGARGILVNITAGLDLSLGEYSEIGEIIEECADADATIVIGTVIDPDMVDELRVTVVATGLDRPKEKEFKLVATEAPKADLRQEEIELPSVLRRQKQEALLDKPDSHDKETGKRKDYGELDIPTFLRRQAD from the coding sequence ATGTTTGAATTAATTGATAATGTACCTCAGGAAGCCGTCATTAAAGTCATTGGTGTCGGTGGGGGTGGCGGTAACGCCGTTCAACACATGGTGTCTGATGATCTCGGTGGGGTTGAGTTCATCTGCGCCAATACTGATGCCCAGGCACTGGAGCGTTTGGCAACGCGTGCAGCCCTGCATATTGGTGGTGGTTTGACTAAGGGATTGGGGGCTGGTGCTAATCCGGAAATCGGACGCAAAGCGGCCCTTGAAGATCGAGACAGGATTGCTGAAAGCCTTAAAGGTGCTGATATGGTGTTTATTACCGCCGGTATGGGCGGTGGTACGGGTACCGGTGCAGCGCCGATCGTGGCGCAGATTGCCCGTGAAATGGGTATTCTGACGGTCGCTGTGGTGACCCGGCCTTTCCGTTTTGAAGGTCGCAAGCGCATGGCTATCGCTGAGGAAGGCATACGTGAACTACGTGAAAATGTGGATTCATTGATCATCATCCCGAATGAGAAGCTGATTGCGGTTCTGGGTAAGAATACCAGTCTGATCAATGCCTTCAATACCGCCAATGACGTGCTGAAAGGGGCGGTGAAGGGCATTTCCGATCTGATCACTTGTACCGGTATGGTTAACGTCGACTTTGCCGATGTCAAAACCGTAATGTCTGAAATGGGCATGGCGATGATGGGTACGGGCATAGCCAAAGGTGATAAGCGTGCTCAGGAAGCGGCACGTTCTGCCATCATGAGTCCGCTGCTGGAAGATATTGACCTGCGTGGTGCGCGTGGCATCCTGGTGAATATCACCGCTGGCCTGGATCTGAGTCTGGGTGAGTACAGTGAAATCGGTGAAATTATTGAAGAATGTGCAGATGCGGATGCAACTATTGTGATCGGAACGGTGATTGATCCGGACATGGTGGATGAGCTACGTGTGACGGTTGTCGCAACAGGCCTTGATCGTCCTAAAGAGAAAGAGTTCAAGTTGGTGGCTACTGAAGCCCCTAAAGCCGATCTGCGTCAGGAAGAAATTGAACTGCCGTCAGTGTTGCGTCGCCAGAAGCAAGAGGCACTGCTGGATAAGCCGGACAGCCATGATAAAGAGACAGGTAAGCGCAAGGATTATGGTGAGCTGGATATACCAACCTTCCTGCGACGTCAGGCGGATTGA
- a CDS encoding D-alanine--D-alanine ligase, producing MKAFEITAVEKQTFGRVAVLMGGDSAERSISLRSGAEVLKGLCQAGVDAFAIDLCANGADPVAQLLDAEFDRAFLILHGRGGEDGTLQGLLEMLKKPYTGSGVAASALGMDKLRCKQLWLGAGFPTPPFAELNADADLQAVADKLGFPMMVKPVHEGSSIGMSRVKDLAQLQAAYAEAARYDNLVIAEQWVQGAEYTLAVLRDTALPVIKLETSHDFYDFNAKYEASDTRYLFEHGLSDAQHQALQTLAVKAFSAVGCRGWGRVDVMMNADGEFLLLEVNTLPGMTDHSLVPMAAKQAGMSFSELVVEILRTAKLDRES from the coding sequence ATGAAAGCATTTGAAATAACCGCCGTTGAGAAACAGACTTTTGGGCGAGTTGCTGTGCTGATGGGCGGAGATTCCGCTGAACGCAGTATCTCACTGCGTAGTGGCGCCGAAGTATTGAAAGGTTTATGTCAGGCTGGCGTCGATGCTTTTGCTATCGATCTGTGTGCCAACGGGGCTGATCCGGTTGCACAATTACTTGACGCCGAGTTTGATCGTGCCTTTTTGATTCTGCATGGCCGGGGCGGCGAAGATGGCACCTTGCAGGGCTTGCTGGAAATGCTGAAGAAGCCTTATACCGGTAGTGGTGTGGCCGCCTCAGCGCTAGGAATGGATAAGCTACGTTGCAAGCAGTTATGGCTGGGAGCCGGTTTTCCAACGCCACCCTTTGCTGAACTGAACGCAGACGCTGACTTGCAGGCGGTGGCCGACAAACTGGGCTTTCCGATGATGGTCAAGCCTGTGCATGAAGGCTCCAGTATTGGTATGAGCCGTGTTAAGGATTTGGCACAGCTGCAGGCAGCTTATGCTGAAGCAGCCCGCTATGACAATCTGGTGATTGCTGAACAGTGGGTGCAGGGAGCCGAATATACCCTGGCTGTCTTACGTGATACGGCCCTGCCTGTCATCAAGTTAGAGACCTCGCACGACTTTTACGATTTTAATGCCAAATACGAAGCATCCGATACCCGTTATTTGTTTGAACATGGACTTTCAGATGCGCAGCACCAGGCACTGCAGACATTGGCTGTAAAAGCTTTCAGTGCTGTTGGGTGTCGTGGCTGGGGTCGGGTTGATGTGATGATGAATGCCGATGGTGAATTTCTGTTGCTGGAAGTGAACACTCTGCCGGGCATGACAGACCATAGTCTGGTGCCTATGGCAGCGAAACAGGCGGGCATGAGTTTCTCCGAATTAGTGGTAGAAATTCTACGCACGGCAAAACTGGACCGGGAGAGCTAA